GGAGACCATCGGCGAGATCACCGCCGCCGCCGAGGTGATGCGCGAGTTCTCGACCAAGGTCCACATCGCCGACAAGACGCACCTGGTGGACATCGTGGGCACCGGCGGCGACGGCTCGCACACCTTCAACATCTCGACCTGCTCGATGTTCGTGGCGGCGGCGGCCGGCGCCAAGGTGAGCAAGCACGGCGGGCGCAGCGTCAGCAGCAAGTCGGGCAGCGCCGACGTGCTGGAGAGCCTGGGCCTGAACATCAACCTGGCGCCCGAGGCCATCGCCCGCTGCGTGCAGGAGGTCGGCATCGGCTTCATGTTCGCGCCCAACCACCACCCCGCCATGAAGAACGTGGCGCCGGTGCGCAAGGAGCTGGGCGTGCGCACCATCTTCAACATCCTGGGTCCGCTCACCAACCCGGCCAGCGCCCCCAACATCCTGATGGGCGTGTTCCACCCCGACCTGGTGGGCATCCAGGTGCGGGCGCTGCAACGCCTGGGCGCCGAGCATGCGCTGGTGGTCTACGGACGCGACGGCATGGACGAGGTGAGCCTGGGCGCCGCCACCATGGTGGGCGAGCTCCGGGACGGCCAGGTCAGCGAGTACGAGATCCATCCGGAGGACTTCGGCATGGCAATGGCGAGCAACCGCGCGCTCAAGGTCGAGACGGCCG
Above is a genomic segment from Ramlibacter pinisoli containing:
- the trpD gene encoding anthranilate phosphoribosyltransferase; this encodes MSITPQEALQRTIEHREIFHDEMLKVVRAIMSGELSPVMTAALITGLRVKKETIGEITAAAEVMREFSTKVHIADKTHLVDIVGTGGDGSHTFNISTCSMFVAAAAGAKVSKHGGRSVSSKSGSADVLESLGLNINLAPEAIARCVQEVGIGFMFAPNHHPAMKNVAPVRKELGVRTIFNILGPLTNPASAPNILMGVFHPDLVGIQVRALQRLGAEHALVVYGRDGMDEVSLGAATMVGELRDGQVSEYEIHPEDFGMAMASNRALKVETAEQSKALLLSVLDNQPGAARDIVVLNAGAALYAANVVTGIGEGIARAREALASGAARDRLERLVALSRQLGG